The sequence CACCTGGTGGACGTCGCCGTTGACGCTCGAGTAATTCACGAAGAAGTTCCAGGTGGTTCCTTTCCTCGGCAATTGGAACATTTCCGATCCAACATGCGAGCGATCGTCATCGCTAACTTCGTCCGATCGCGTCGGCGAGACGCCAAAACTTACCCAACCGAGCAGGACAAATAGAACTGTCGCAAACTGTGCATTGGTCATGGGGATGGCAATCACCTCATCGGAACCAGAAATCTCAAAAAAAATATACACGATGGCGGTTGATTTCTTTACCACTTTGAGGGGAATAGCTCCCTCCATCGAAGCAGGTCCCGTTTCGCTTAAATGGCTTATTTTGCCGATTCGTGACGCCTTACCTGCCCTTCATGTCGCAATAGTCCCCATTGCCGCTGCACTATGCACATGGACACCCCCTTAAGTCGGGGTGCAAAATCTAATTTTTCTTAATATATTTTCCCTGATCCATCCACGCCCATTTGTGGGTGCGTAATAGCACTCATTCGCTTTATTCTTCCTTCTTCACACTGGTTACCTACATGCGAAACAAGACCGCTCGTTCATCAGGTTTTACCCTGGTCGAACTCCTCGTTGTGATCGCCATCATCGGCGTTCTCATCGCCCTCTTGCTTCCGGCCGTACAGCAGGCCCGCGAAGCGGCCCGCCGGATGCAGTGCACGAACAATCTGAAGCAGCTTGGCCTGGCTTTCCATAACTATCACGACACCTACGGCAAACTGCCGCCGATGTACATCCAGATCGTGCCCGCCGTTCCGGACAACAAAGGGCACTGGGCTTGGTCGGTCTTCCTGTTGCCGTTCATTGAACAAACCACCACCTACGACGCGCTCTCGCCGAACACGTTAACTCCCAGCCAATCGATGGTGGCCAACAAGACGGTCTTCCAAAACGTCAACAACAGCTTCCGCTGTCCGTCGGCGCCGGGTCCCGATTTCCATGACCCCGCCCTCGACCCGGGCTACGCAATTGAGCCCGATAACAGCACGACCAATACGGGTCTTGGCCTCTCCAACTACATCGTCTCGGTCAATATCGCGAACGTTCGCCAGAGGAAGTCGACCGACGGCCGAACCGGAACGACCGGGAACATCGGTCCGTTCTTTCGCGATAGTGCGACCAAGTTCCGCGACTTTACCGACGGCTTGAGCAACACTTTCCTCGCCGGCGAACGTTCGTGGACGAAGAACGGCGTGCGTAACTCGGCCGGCGTGCTGTACGCCGTTCGTGACGCGAACATGACTGGTCCTTCGGCGCAAGACGTAGGCGCCTCCTGGAACCAAGGAGTGGTCACGATCGCCGGATCGGTTCGCTATCCGATCAACGTCATTCTTCCTTCGCCCAACCAAGAGCAGAATAACGCGTTCAGCAGCCAGCATCCCGGCGGCGCGCAATTCCTGTTTGGCGACGGTTCGACCCACTTTATCGCCGACACCGTTGACCTCAGCAACGACAGCGCCTGGAACACCAACAGCACGCTGGAACGACTGGTCGGCATGGCCGATGGCGACGTGATTGGAGAATACTAATGAAGCGAGCTGCAAGTCTATTTCTCGCCGCGGCGGTAGTCGTTGCGGCGATCGGTTGCGGCGGCGACGCCAAT is a genomic window of Blastopirellula sediminis containing:
- a CDS encoding DUF1559 domain-containing protein; translated protein: MRNKTARSSGFTLVELLVVIAIIGVLIALLLPAVQQAREAARRMQCTNNLKQLGLAFHNYHDTYGKLPPMYIQIVPAVPDNKGHWAWSVFLLPFIEQTTTYDALSPNTLTPSQSMVANKTVFQNVNNSFRCPSAPGPDFHDPALDPGYAIEPDNSTTNTGLGLSNYIVSVNIANVRQRKSTDGRTGTTGNIGPFFRDSATKFRDFTDGLSNTFLAGERSWTKNGVRNSAGVLYAVRDANMTGPSAQDVGASWNQGVVTIAGSVRYPINVILPSPNQEQNNAFSSQHPGGAQFLFGDGSTHFIADTVDLSNDSAWNTNSTLERLVGMADGDVIGEY